The genomic segment CTTCGTTGGGTTCTCCGTCACTTTTGTACAACATGTAAAGAATGCTTCCTGTCTTTCCAGGCTCAGGAGCAGTATCACTGAGATTTGCCAGCTCGATTGTCTCCCGATTTACAAAGGAGAATTCCACAGCAGGCTTACCATTGACTTCCTTCTCTGCAAAATCAATAGAGAGTCGATAAGTACCTGGAGGAAAAGGCTCAAAACCTTCAAGTTCTACCAAATCTTCTACTGATTGGTCAAGCAGATCAAAGTTTACATTGCTCATTTTAAGTTACCTTCAGTTTAGAAAACAAAAATAAAAGTTGGATTTCACAATTAACATTAAGTATCAGGTCATACTTCATCTCCTTCTTTTTCAGCGGCAGGGATTTTATACTTAATCGTGTCCATGCGCTAGTTTCCGCAAGCCATCTTTTGCAACTGCTCTGGCTTGGTACTCATCATATTTAATGTAGCGTCCATTGACTTTAACATAGCAGTCATCTGCAAATACCCACATTACTTGGTGCCCAGACATCTTGCCAAAAGAGTTACACTTGTATCTACCGCTACTATAGAATGCAAAAAGTATTAAGCTAGTTATTGAGCACGTTACTATGAGTAAGATAAGCAGAACCTGCATTAATTCTTTAATCATCCCCTGGTTCCTATTCTAACTCTTTCACAAACTTACCATTAACCATTGTACCTTTCCTATCTTTGATCTGATTCCAGGCATGAGCTAGACATTCCTGCATACTTACACCAGAAAGTCTCATTGCTTGTATAAGACAGACTAATATATCTCCAAATGCATCTATCCCTTCGCTGTGAGCTTCATATTCAAAACTTTCATAACATTCATGTTGCAGTTCGCCTCTGTGATTGATAAGAAATTCTAATGTATGCTCAGCTTGAAACCACTCAATTACTTCTTCCATGCATTTATACATTTGGGATTCAGGGGTAGCCCCACCTAGGGTGGTGATGTTTCGTTGGACTCCCCAGTTATTAATCTTCTTTACCAGCGTTTCCAAAGAATCACTCATGCACATTTTCTCCTGCGTCATTGCCTTTGATGAGTTTCTCTATCATAAGAGCGTTCTTTAATACTTCGAAAGCAGCCGCTTTTTTAATCCCTTTTGGATCATTGTCTCTGTAGGCTGGAGGGTACTTATCAATGTACCATTGCTCCCGCTCTTCCCAAGTATAATAGTCGGGTTCAGAAGTCATTGAAATATCTCCAGTAGGTTTGGAATATCTTTGGTTTCCAGCTGCACTCCAGCCCTACTACCTGTGATAATGTTTGATTTGTAAGTGGTGCTACTTCCCATTTTATGCTTTTTATTTACCACTTCGCAATATACTACTTCCCCAAAATACTTTGCTGCATTCCTAGAAAAGTTCCTTGTGCCAGCTACCGGTACCAATTTCTCAGATTTATCCGGCATATCTACTGCAACTTCATGGGATATGCAAACAATATTTCTTTCCCAATTTTGTACATGGGATAGAAATATATCAAATAACTTGCCAAGATGCCCCCAATCGTCCCAGTCTAGTTTGTAATCATCTGGCCTATTTCTGGTCATGTTGGAAATCAGGCTGTTTGTAAACTGGGTCAGGGAATCAAATACTATAATATCATTTGGCCCCATGTCCTGCATACAAACTTCAGTTATTAGTGCCCCTGCTTTGGGCTCTTTTGTTTTTATGTCCATGCAATGGGGGCAACTTATTTTACCGTGCTCCCAGCAGATCAAGCATTTATGGCCCCTGATTATTTTTAGCAGAGTTTCTGCTGCAATTGGATAGTCTCGGGTGTCTGGGATTCGTACAATATCAATATTGGCTTTCATCTCCGGGGGTAATTTGAATATGGTATCCCTGCCATTTTCTATATCAACATAAATGAGATTGTATTTTTCAGCTAGTTTTGCTGCTGCCTCAGTTTTACCTGATTTCGGTGGTCCATATAGCAGCACTTTTTTTGCCGCACTTTGCTCAACTTCTGTTGCTCTTACCATGATTCAGGTCTCCCAGTTGCTTTTTCAGTTCGTCTGCCTTGCAGAAATTTGTGCTCAACGGCACGCAAATCTTCTTTAAATTTGGCTAAGAGTTTCTCTACTTCTTGGTTATGCTCTGTAGAGCCAAGCGGGTTGCTTATAGTGCAGTAGGCTACTGTAGCTTCCAGCAGAAGCTTCTGTATAGAATGCAATGCTTGTATTGTTGCATCTTTCATTAGACGTATCTCACTTCCTTTGCTATAGCTGCTGCTATACAAGCGGAACAAATATCTACATCGAATACATTCGGCTTTTCTACATTTGTATCTGACTGTTTACTTATAGTTATATGCCTGCACACTACTTTCCACGGACCCACAGAAAACCTTATATTCGGATTTCCTTCTTTTATGTACACAGTCTCTGGCATTTCTCTTTTGCAAATATCACAATAGTATCTTTTCACTTCAGTATGTCCTCTACATTGAACTCAAACTGAGCTTCTACTGGATCCTCCAAATCAGCTTCTGTAGGAGCTGTAATTAGATTAGCTGTTTCTAGGTGACAAATATCCATGAATTCACAAACACGACCAAAAGCTGTACAGGATTCCCCTCGCATAGGCCAATGCCCATAGTTTCCCACTGTCTGTACAAAGTATTCTATCTGTGCTATGTCATGAAAGATGCTTTCAATCCAGCGGGCTTTTTGTACTTTATTTTTAACAAAAGGAAAGGTTTCCCAGCGTTTTAATTTTGTCATATAGATATTGTAAAGCACTTCATACGCACTATCTTCGGGCTCTAGCACGTCTAGGATAACAGAGTATCCAAGAGCTTGGGCGGAGTTTTTGTATGAAAAATGATTTACCCAATTACCCGAAGATGTTTTATTCTCGATAACAACCACCCGTCCGGTTTCTTCATCTCGCATTACTAGGTCCATGAACCCCCGGAAAGAATAGATCCCAAGAGTCCCAGGAATCCTTATTTTAAAACCCAATTCAATTGCCGGCTTATCATGCCAGTGCATTACCTGCAAATTTTTCAGCTCTGTATTTTCTTGCATAGCAGTCTCAAAAATCTCCAGAGCTAGTATTACATGAGGTAAAGATTTTTGCTGTTTCTCATTGCAATCTTCAAAGCCTACATCCCAAGATTGAACAGCTTTCCAAATTGCTGCATCTAAATCTTTGGTTAGAAGTAATTCAGCTACGCCATCCCCCACTGCATGACCAAAAGCAAAAGTCACATTTGTAGAGCGATCTTCTTTTTGCTGGGCTCTAAGGCGGTGTAGTTGATACTTTCTTGGACAAGCGTGTAACAGTTGGAGAGAAGAATAGGATTGAAACAAAAGGCGGGGATCTAATTGTGTGCCATCATCTACAATTTCTATTACAGGAATTTTATTTTCCTGCTCTGTAGGTGATCCATCAAGTAAATCGTCAAGAATTGAGAAGTCCATAGCTATTTCCTGTTAAGTAGTCTCAGAGCAGAAGCAAAACCCATTTCAAGCCATGAATAATGCACATTAAATTTCAGAGATAACTGTTGAATTTCATACTGCAAAGATTGTGCCATTACTGATCCTTTACATCTATAGCAGTGAGAGCGCAGACATCGACCAGTAGAGTTAAAATAGTTTGTACATATGCATATGTCAGGCCAATCTGTCCCGGTAAGGTACTCAGTGTATGCGGGGTTATTGGCATCCACACAGACAGAAAACAGTTTTATTCCAGTCTCCATGTAATTAATATAGCAAAGTTTTCGACATTTTAGATACAAGCAACAAAACAGGAATATATCATCTTCGGGAGAATCAGAATAAAATTTACAAGTCTGCTGCGGTAACCGGCTGTCTTTTAGCTTTTGCAGAAGATTGTTTAGATACTGGGATTTCGAGATTGGCATGACGTTTCAGGCCCTCAACAACAAGAGCAATTTCAGAATCTTCTAAAATGGTAACAACTTCGGGATCTTTTTTCATGTGATCATATATATCTTTTAGCACAGTTTGCATGCCCGGCAATCTATTCTCCAGGGCTTGTTGCAGGCTCAAAATTTTATCTTTAATTTGTTCAACGCTCATAGTTTACTCCTGTAGGATTCCAGGAATTTTTTTGGCATTGTATCATTGCGGGAAAACTGCAATTGTATTGTAAGGGTGTCTCGCAAAGATACAGACATAAATCTATAAGACTTCTTAAGTTCAGCACAAGCTAACCTGAAACCTCGGTCTTTATGAGATTCGTATCTGAATCTTCTCATGATACGGCGGTGTTGAGATTTGTCTATTTGTATCTCAATCTGTTTTCCGGTTTTCAATACTTCCCAGAGAGACTCAAAGTTCATCAGGAATCTACCCAAGCTAAAAACACAGAATCCCCCAACTGGTTAGGCTGAGGGATTCTGCACACTGGATTTTAAAGCGCGTCGGCTGATACTTGTACTTGCATCAAGCTTTCTACTTTATTGAGTGCCCAAGTAAGAGCTTTTTCATTTCGAGTCACTACATCATCAGGCGCATTTTCAGCAAAGGTAACCAACTGATCTTGCAGAATTGCCAAAACAGACTCATCCCCAGCAGCACGTTTGAAACGCTCTACAATAAGCTGAGCTGCTGCTTTGACCCTGGCTACGTCTTTGCCAGTGATTCCCGGCATGGTTTCAATGTAGTCAGAAGCAAAGGCTTCCAGCTCCTCTTTAGACATGGTATTGCGATCAGCTTTCGGAATGTTCGCAATGTGTTTCAGAGAGAGTTTGCCTTCTTCTGCCAGAGCATCACAAGTTTCTTGCGTGAAGTCCAGATCATTATCAACAAAGGAGCGCAGATGAGAAGTTACTACGCCATGAACTGCGTCTAGCACCAAATCTCGCACATTCGGGTCATCCCCATTTAGTGCAGCAATGATGCCATCTTTTGAAGGTGCAGGTACGTCCAGTTGTACATTAGGGCGCTTCCAATTACTGTCCTTATTTTTACGGAAGCCAAAGTTGACTGAAATTACGGTAGTGTCTGACATATCTATTTCCTTTCGTTGGTTGGGTTTATATCTGCCCTATGGGCGGCAGCGAGGACATGATCGCACGGGGCGGGCAGCATGTCAAGTGGCCGGGTGCTATAGTTTATTCAAGTCTGAAATAAATTTATTTAATGCATCTAGCGCAGCTAATTTAACTTTCTGTTTTAACTCTGCCAAATCTTCTTTTTTTAGCTCTTGACTTTGCATAGCCTCTGTTCTCCATTTGTATAAAGTAGCTTTAGAGATGTTAAATCTCTCTGACACCTTTTGTACACTTGCTCCATCTTCTAAAAGTTCTGCCAAAGCAGCTTCTTTTGTTTTTGATTTAATTGCATTCATTGCAAGGCTCCTTTTTCAGGGGGAACGACAACGTTTCCGGTCACTGGATGAATACCAAGCACCAGCTGAGCTGTTTCTATGTCCCAGATATTATAAATTTCGGGGGGAAACAGATTTGCTCTGTAATCTATGGCCTCTTTGAGAGTTTTAACCTCATATGAAACATCCGGTACCTCTAATAAGTCTTTAAAGTCTATGTATTTAGGAAGTATAATGTAGCATCTGGCTGTCATTTAATTGCCCCCGATAATAAAATGATTGCAAATAGAAGCCAAGCTAAAGCAAAACCTGTTACAATATTTAGCAACTTATTCAGCTTTTCCAGATTCTTTTCCGCTTTAGTTTTCATTGATATTACCTCTTAGAAGGAATTCAGTGCCAAGAACATCAGTTTGTGGGTTGCTCACATTTTGGGCTTTCTCCATATTAGCTAGTTTATTGAAGGCTTCTATTTTATCTTGTAGCGTGTCTCCTGGGATTCGTTGAGAGTTGATACCTTTTACAAAAGTGCTAGGCTCACAAATTATATGCAGCTCTTTTGCAGCTCTGGTAACTGCTGTATATAGGAGCTCTCTGTACCACATATTGCTTTGGGTGTGGTGGGTCACAAACAGAACCCGGTCCCACTCACTGCCAATACTTTTATGTACTGTAATTGCATAACCTAAGTCCAAAACATTTATATCCCCACTGCTGGACAAGGTTTGGTGAATATCTAAGGTAGCATTGTATATTTCTATGGTGTGGGATGCCTCTCTTGATATTTTTTCTGCTCCTTCTGTATGGGAAGCTAGGTGCTCTAGCATTCTATCTATATCTTCCTCCCCTTCCATGCCAGCATAAGCTGCTTTTTCACTGCAAGGCACCCTATCTAGGCCATTGTAATCTAAAGTTGCTGATGGTCGTCTTGGTAACTTGCCGTAATAGTTGCCGTTTCTTGATATTTTTGTAATCTGGCCTTCCATGCCTCTGTATATTATTTTATCTCCTTCTCTGAAGTATTTCTTTTGAATCCCTGAGAAAACTTCAGTTACAGGAGCTTCTGCTTTCTTTGCAAGATATGTAGCTATCTCAGCATTTATTGCCAAGGTGCCAAAACTTTTGTTAAAAGGAGTAAGTATGATGTCATTAAATGGATCATGCTCTCCTGCTTCTATCTTTTTTATTATAAAATCACACACTGTAATTACAGCTACTCGCTCATCTAGCTGCTTTTTCCATGGAGTTATTTTTACTGCTCCTTGTTCAGAAGTTACAGCAAAATCAGGTAAGTCCTTCGCTGCTAATTGTTTTCCATCTTTTATTCTGTGGGCTAAGTTGATTATGGGGGAATTTTTAGCTTGTCTATATATGTGAGTTAGTTCTACAGTGGCAATGCCAAGTTGTAGGGCTGCTACAAATATGGATTTGCCGAATACTGGGGGGAGCTGGTGAATGTCACCTACTATGATTATTTGTGGTATGTAGGCAATAGCTTCTACTAGCTGGTTCCAAAGGTCCACCTGTACGGTAGTGCCTTCATCTATTAGGATGATTGCTAGTTTTGGAAGCGGCTTGTATTGGTTGCGGGAAGGTACAAATTTCATAGATTTTTTAATATCACCTGAATTCGGATCTATTGTTTCGTAAAAGTCAGGTATAAATTCTAGGAGCTTGTGAATTGTCATACAGTTTTCAGCAAGGTCTGCTGGTAGCATTCTTTTTATATTTTGGATTGCTTTGTTAGTGAAGCTGATACAGGCAATATTAGGGCTCCCACTCTGTAGGGTTTTGTGTCCATCAGCTTTTAGAGGTTCCAACTTATTAGCCTTTATCACTTCGTTTACAGCTAATTTAACAAGGGTAGTTTTGCCGCTACCTGCTGGCCCCATAATTAAAACAGATTCACCATTGACTATTTTTTGTATTCCTAATTGCTGCTGTGGGTTGTATTCATACCCGTCCTGTTCGCTTCTATTTGTTTGTGCCTGTACTTGGCCTTGAGTTTTTACACGATTTAATAAAGCTTGCAATTTGGCATTTTCCACGGGGAGTATCCTTTACTGTTTTACTATGAAGTCAATTGTTGGCCACTTACGCCGTATTACTGCAAGTTTCAGTTCCTTGTAATGAAGCAAACGAACTTTAAATAATACATCATTATATGGATTTTTATACATTGAAAAATGTTCAGGGTTTTTAAAAGTTGGCCAAGCTTCATGCATCCATATTGCATCATACTTAAATTGCCCATGTGCAATGTGTGCATAATTTGCTGTTGTTATGTTTGCAAGGTGGCGAAAATCGAATAAGACATCTTCGCAATGGGTAATGTGGCGAGTATGCTGGTTAGGTATATTTGGAAGAATCAATTCCCGAAGTAATTCTAAATCACAAATCATTTGAAGCTCTCCAGACTTTTTTAGCTGCTAGGAATTCCGCAATGTTTTTATACTGGGAAAGTTGAGGTTCCCCTTCTTTGTATTCTTTTATTTGGGTATTACCTAACAGGGCAGCAATGGTATCCCCAGAAGCTACAAGTATTTTGCCCGGTCTAAATTCTTCCAATACGCTTATAGCATCTCTTAGTTTTTTAAGCAGCAATAAAGAATGCAAGGTACCAACTTCAATAGTTTGTTCACAGTGTTCTAGCAATTCAGCAATATCCTCCTGCTGTACCGTGTCACTTAGCAAGGCTACAGGAGAATCACTACTGAACAATTTTACAATGATACTTTTCCAATATTCATGCAGTGGCATTTGTGTTCCATCAGCATCAATGGGCACAGAAGTTTTTGGGAATTTTCCTACTGAAGCTGCCCAAGCTGCCATTAATTCAGGTAATTTATTTTTATCCCTGGTGCTGGCTACTTTATTTAAAGTGTTTCTTACAATTCGCAATATGGCTTCTTCTGCTCTGTCTTTTATTACTGAGGTTTCTATGAATGCGGATTCTCGCAAATCTGTTATTGCAGAATTTAAGGCTCGCATGTAGCCTTTTATTGCAGCAGGATCATTTGTGGCTTTTGTTATTCTGAATTTTGGGAGGTCTGCAACTCTGCGGTCATCATAGCGCAAAGCTACAACTGAGAGATTTTCTACTAAAGCTCCCCAATCCTCCTGCCACAATTCTAGCGGTAAATAGGTTTCCCACATTACAGGCAATTTATTGATTAGGGCGCAACCAAATAGGTGAGATTCTTCAAGGGTAAGTCTACCTGCCATGAATGGCTCTAGCTGACCTTTTATCAGGGATTTTACAGGTAAATTAAATATTGGATGCGGCACTCTGCCATGACCATAGCCTATGTTGCAGGTGTAGGATATGCCACTTTTAGGACAGTGTAATTTCACGTTTTATTACTCCCTTTATTTTACATATCTGTTTAAAATTTTCTCAGCGGTTTTCCAGCCTTCTGGCTCATTATATATTAGATAGCTAGAGAGTATTTCTGTAGCTAGAGATATATAGTTTTTGCCTAAAGCAATTTGTATTGCCCAGAAGGTGAGAGACTTTTTCTGATATTCTGGACTTGCCATATTTGTCCCCAAATATAGGAAATTAGAAGCTATAAAGTGACCATATAATGTTGTCTTTGGGTGCAGCAATTTTTCTATCTTAGTAATTGATCTTTTTTTCTCCCATTCTGAGCAATTACTGCGATCTATAGCATGACACATATATGGTGCGCCTTTATGCCATGAAGCG from the Candidatus Macondimonas diazotrophica genome contains:
- a CDS encoding PD-(D/E)XK nuclease family protein, producing the protein MDFSILDDLLDGSPTEQENKIPVIEIVDDGTQLDPRLLFQSYSSLQLLHACPRKYQLHRLRAQQKEDRSTNVTFAFGHAVGDGVAELLLTKDLDAAIWKAVQSWDVGFEDCNEKQQKSLPHVILALEIFETAMQENTELKNLQVMHWHDKPAIELGFKIRIPGTLGIYSFRGFMDLVMRDEETGRVVVIENKTSSGNWVNHFSYKNSAQALGYSVILDVLEPEDSAYEVLYNIYMTKLKRWETFPFVKNKVQKARWIESIFHDIAQIEYFVQTVGNYGHWPMRGESCTAFGRVCEFMDICHLETANLITAPTEADLEDPVEAQFEFNVEDILK
- a CDS encoding ATP-dependent DNA helicase: MENAKLQALLNRVKTQGQVQAQTNRSEQDGYEYNPQQQLGIQKIVNGESVLIMGPAGSGKTTLVKLAVNEVIKANKLEPLKADGHKTLQSGSPNIACISFTNKAIQNIKRMLPADLAENCMTIHKLLEFIPDFYETIDPNSGDIKKSMKFVPSRNQYKPLPKLAIILIDEGTTVQVDLWNQLVEAIAYIPQIIIVGDIHQLPPVFGKSIFVAALQLGIATVELTHIYRQAKNSPIINLAHRIKDGKQLAAKDLPDFAVTSEQGAVKITPWKKQLDERVAVITVCDFIIKKIEAGEHDPFNDIILTPFNKSFGTLAINAEIATYLAKKAEAPVTEVFSGIQKKYFREGDKIIYRGMEGQITKISRNGNYYGKLPRRPSATLDYNGLDRVPCSEKAAYAGMEGEEDIDRMLEHLASHTEGAEKISREASHTIEIYNATLDIHQTLSSSGDINVLDLGYAITVHKSIGSEWDRVLFVTHHTQSNMWYRELLYTAVTRAAKELHIICEPSTFVKGINSQRIPGDTLQDKIEAFNKLANMEKAQNVSNPQTDVLGTEFLLRGNINEN
- a CDS encoding transposase — encoded protein: MNAIKSKTKEAALAELLEDGASVQKVSERFNISKATLYKWRTEAMQSQELKKEDLAELKQKVKLAALDALNKFISDLNKL
- a CDS encoding AAA family ATPase; translated protein: MVRATEVEQSAAKKVLLYGPPKSGKTEAAAKLAEKYNLIYVDIENGRDTIFKLPPEMKANIDIVRIPDTRDYPIAAETLLKIIRGHKCLICWEHGKISCPHCMDIKTKEPKAGALITEVCMQDMGPNDIIVFDSLTQFTNSLISNMTRNRPDDYKLDWDDWGHLGKLFDIFLSHVQNWERNIVCISHEVAVDMPDKSEKLVPVAGTRNFSRNAAKYFGEVVYCEVVNKKHKMGSSTTYKSNIITGSRAGVQLETKDIPNLLEIFQ